The following are encoded together in the Lawsonia intracellularis PHE/MN1-00 genome:
- a CDS encoding ParA family protein, producing the protein MAKIIAISNHKGGVGKTTSTVNIGAGISNGKKGKRVLLIDLDPQANLSQSLGVQHAEMTIYGSLKGSYPLTPIEITQKLFLIPSTLDLSGAEIELSSEAGREFLLQDLIEPLHDQYDFIFIDCPPSLGLLTINALTASDEVYIPLQTQYLALHGLTKLLEVIEKIQKRLNKNLKLGGVILTQFDARKTLDRDVANTIQEHFEDKVFKTKIRNTVVLAEAPSQGLDVFRYSPKSMGAEDYLLLCKEILTKSKK; encoded by the coding sequence AAACGACATCTACTGTTAACATTGGTGCTGGTATTAGTAATGGTAAAAAAGGAAAACGAGTTCTTTTAATTGACTTAGACCCACAGGCAAATTTAAGTCAAAGTCTTGGGGTCCAGCATGCTGAAATGACTATTTATGGTTCTCTTAAAGGTAGCTATCCTTTAACACCAATAGAAATAACGCAAAAGCTTTTTTTGATTCCATCGACACTTGATCTTTCTGGTGCTGAGATAGAGTTAAGCTCAGAAGCAGGTCGAGAATTTCTTTTACAAGATCTCATAGAACCATTACATGATCAGTATGATTTTATTTTTATTGATTGTCCTCCATCATTGGGGCTTCTTACAATCAATGCTCTTACAGCATCTGATGAAGTGTATATCCCTCTCCAAACTCAATATTTAGCATTACATGGTCTTACAAAGCTTTTAGAAGTAATAGAAAAGATACAAAAAAGGTTAAATAAAAATTTAAAATTAGGAGGTGTTATCCTTACACAATTCGATGCACGTAAGACATTAGATAGAGATGTTGCAAACACTATACAAGAACATTTTGAGGATAAAGTGTTTAAAACAAAAATTAGGAATACTGTTGTTCTAGCAGAAGCACCAAGTCAAGGCTTAGATGTTTTTCGATATAGTCCAAAAAGTATGGGCGCTGAAGATTATTTACTGCTATGTAAAGAAATTTTAACAAAATCTAAAAAGTAA